TAACCGTGTTTTGATCAAACGGGAAGCTTGCGTGCGGTGGGCACGACAAAAAGCGCGCCAAGTTAGCATTCAAACGCGGGCACTGTCAAGGAGAGAACGTGACCCGGAGGGTGCGAACGACCTACAACCTAGGAACGTTGAATAATCCCGCCCCCAAGAACCTGGTCGCCGCGATAAAAGACCGCGGACTGTCCAGGGCTCAGAGCCCCCTGCGGCTGGTGAAATCGAACCAACAGAGTCCCGTCACCTGAGGGAAGGAGGGTCGCAGCGATCGGCGGCGTCGCATAACGAATCTTCACCTCGGCTTCCACCGGGTGCGTGCCAATCCCCTCGGCGAAAAGCCTAAGCTCGCCGACCAGACAATGCGACTGCGCCAGCTGCTCGCCCGCACACAACACGACCTGGCCTGACTCCGGCACCACCTTTTGCACGTACAACCGCTGTCCCACCGCCACACCGAGTCCACGGCGCTGGCCAGGGGTATAAAAGGCGATGCCCTCATGCCGTCCCAACACTTCTCCATCGACGCCCACGAAGGTCCCTGGCTGCCTCAGTTCCGGCCGTTCCTTCTCCAGGAACGTGCGATAGTCACCATGACTCACAAAACAAATTTCCTGGCTCTCCTTCAGCTCTTCGACCGGCAATCCCAGGACTTCCGCCTCCTGCCACACTTCCTGCTTGTGCATGCGCCCAACCGGAAAGAGCATCTTGGGCAGCCAGGCGGCATTCATGCGATAGAGAAAATAGCTCTGGTCCTTCCGCGCGTCTAACGCCCGATGCAGCGACCAGCCTTCCTCGCCCCGCTCGACACGCGCATAATGCCCGGTCGCGACATAGTCCATCCCACGCTCCTGAGCCAGCGCATAGAGCGAATGTAGCTTCACACGTTCATTGCACCGGACGCACGGATTCGGGGTCGTGCCAGACGCATACCCCGTCACGAAGTCGTCGATGACGCCCTGCTGAAAGACTGCTCGGCGATCGACCACCTCATAAGGAATACGTAGACGCTGCGCGACGAACTTCGCGATGCCGATCTTGCAGCATCCACGCTCTTCCCAGCGTTTCGATACGGCAACCTGCTCGTCTTCGTGCTCCCACACCTGCAGCGTGACACCGTGGACATCGTAACCTTGTCGCACGAGCAACGCCGCAGCGACGGAGCTATCCACTCCGCCGCTCATACCTAGCAGCACGGTTTGGCGTTTCATCATGACGACCGGGAGGGTATTGGGACGATGATTTACGGCTCTTGCGTCTTAACCTTGCCGCGGTGGGCGACCAGGTCACGGACTCCAGGATCTTGCGGCGTGGCGAACTCCGACGCCTCGTCCTCTACCCACTTCTCCGCTCCCATATTGCTCATTCCGTGGAAATGAGCTCCTTCTTCGATCACTACCACTGGACTCTGGATGTCACCGATCAGGATTCCCGGCTTTTGGATCTCAACTTTCTGAACGGCCGTGATGGACCCCTTCACTCGCCCACTGATTTCAACTGAACCGGCGGCAATCACGCCCTTGATCACCGCACTCTCCCCGACGATCACGGCTCCGCCGGTATGAACCTCTCCCTCGACACGCCCATCGATGCGAACCGTCCCATCAAACGTGACGATGCCTTTAAAACTCGTGCCCTTCCCGAGAAAGGTGAACTTGTCGTCTTCCGCGACGGACTGCTTTTTGGTCTCACCCCACATCAGCGTCCTCCTTGACATACCCCACGGCAGTGACCAGCCGTGGCGCGGACTGAATCAACCACCCTGCCCGCTTCATGCGCGCAAGGCCAGATCTGCCTACACGAACTCGGCGTCGAAGGGAACTATCCGTTCACCAGCTTCACGCCCTGTCCCCGCGTGGTACCCTGAGGCTCGCGCGTACCCGTCTGGCTCATCTCCAACGTGCCATTGAAGACCACACCCTCTTCCATAGCCAGCAATGGTGCCTTCACCCCGGCATTCACCACGGCAGGAGCCCGCAATTTCACCTTCTCACGCGCGCTGATATCGCCGGTGATTTTCCCCTTACACACAACCGTCCCGGCCGTGATCTTCGCCGTCAGGACCGCATCCTCTCCGACCAGCAACACCCCTTCGGTATGAATCTCCCCGTCCAGATTGCCATCAATGCGGACCGTGCCGTTATAGGAAATCACTCCCTTAAAGCTCACGCCCTTCCCGACAAACGCATTGATTTCTTCGCTCCCCTCACGTGGTACCGCAGCTTCCAAATTATCCATTTCAGCTCCCTCACTTTGTCCCGCTTGACGCTTCCCTTCCGGCTTGTCCTTACTAATCCACGCCATTTCTCACACCTCCAACAAATGACAACAACTCACCCGCTGACCGGAGGACATGCACAGTACCGTAGACTGATGCCACTCTCGACTCCCAAATTCTGACGGCATTCTACTCCGGGAAAGGAGAGAAAATCTGCCTTGAAAATGCTACGGCCATCATTCAAGCAATCGCTCCACCAGCCCGTCCAATTCTTCAGGGGAAAAATAATGGATGACGATCTTACCGCTGCGACGCCCTCGCTGAACGTCTACCCTCGTTCCCAGGCGTTTCTGCAGCCGCTCCTCAAGATCCGATCGCAGGGGGGCTCGGACCGGTCGCTTCCCGGCCTTTTTCGCCTCCGCGTGCCCCTGCACCATCCGTTCCGCATCACGCACCGATAGTTGCTCACGGACGATTTGGGTCGCCAAGCTGATTTGTGCAGCCGGCGTCACGAGCCCCAGAATGACCTTCGCGTGTCCTGTCGACAATTGGTCGGTCTCGATCATGTGCTGCACCTCCGCAGGCAACGAGGTCAACCGCAACATGTTCGCCACAGACGACCGATCGCAGGCCACCTTCTGCGCGATGGCCTCCTGGGTGAGTCCGAATTCATTCAGCATCCGTTGA
The sequence above is drawn from the Nitrospira defluvii genome and encodes:
- the mnmA gene encoding tRNA 2-thiouridine(34) synthase MnmA, translating into MMKRQTVLLGMSGGVDSSVAAALLVRQGYDVHGVTLQVWEHEDEQVAVSKRWEERGCCKIGIAKFVAQRLRIPYEVVDRRAVFQQGVIDDFVTGYASGTTPNPCVRCNERVKLHSLYALAQERGMDYVATGHYARVERGEEGWSLHRALDARKDQSYFLYRMNAAWLPKMLFPVGRMHKQEVWQEAEVLGLPVEELKESQEICFVSHGDYRTFLEKERPELRQPGTFVGVDGEVLGRHEGIAFYTPGQRRGLGVAVGQRLYVQKVVPESGQVVLCAGEQLAQSHCLVGELRLFAEGIGTHPVEAEVKIRYATPPIAATLLPSGDGTLLVRFHQPQGALSPGQSAVFYRGDQVLGGGIIQRS
- a CDS encoding bactofilin family protein, with translation MWGETKKQSVAEDDKFTFLGKGTSFKGIVTFDGTVRIDGRVEGEVHTGGAVIVGESAVIKGVIAAGSVEISGRVKGSITAVQKVEIQKPGILIGDIQSPVVVIEEGAHFHGMSNMGAEKWVEDEASEFATPQDPGVRDLVAHRGKVKTQEP
- a CDS encoding bactofilin family protein is translated as MAWISKDKPEGKRQAGQSEGAEMDNLEAAVPREGSEEINAFVGKGVSFKGVISYNGTVRIDGNLDGEIHTEGVLLVGEDAVLTAKITAGTVVCKGKITGDISAREKVKLRAPAVVNAGVKAPLLAMEEGVVFNGTLEMSQTGTREPQGTTRGQGVKLVNG
- a CDS encoding ParB/RepB/Spo0J family partition protein; the encoded protein is MEKKALGRGLDALLPSGRTTADPERGDVQELRLEAIVPNRFQPRQQFSEVELAELTASLKENGLLQPILVRRKGDGIYELIAGERRLRAAKLAGMQKIPALVRNVSDQESMVLALVENLQRDDLNPMETARAYQRMLNEFGLTQEAIAQKVACDRSSVANMLRLTSLPAEVQHMIETDQLSTGHAKVILGLVTPAAQISLATQIVREQLSVRDAERMVQGHAEAKKAGKRPVRAPLRSDLEERLQKRLGTRVDVQRGRRSGKIVIHYFSPEELDGLVERLLE